The Zingiber officinale cultivar Zhangliang chromosome 2A, Zo_v1.1, whole genome shotgun sequence genomic sequence aattattagtTGGCACTAGATATCTATCAAGTGGCAAAAACAAAGTCATTCTCTTAAGTGACCTTTCCAGAGTGGTCTCACACACTCTGAAAGAGGTACTACAGGCTTATTCAACCCCATATCACTGTCACATATTTTAAGATAGGTTTCTTCCCATTCATCCTCCTGATATGAACAAAAGTGGGTATTTTCCTATTTCTATCATATCTATGGTTGTACTTTGCCGCAAAAGATAATTATGTTCACCTTAAATATCCCTCATATCCCATTCTTTACCCCATTCTTTACCGATTATATATGAAGTAGATCTCAGCTTGTAATTGACCTAAAATTCCAAGCTACTCTAACTTCTCTGAGTTCCTAATTAAACAACATAAAACAATTGCTTACGTAAGACAACAATTTGCAAACTCACCTCCACAAGATTAAAATTGCATTCCAGATCTCATCGTTGGTGGAATCAATTTAAGATGAAGATAGATCATATGACTAAGTTTGATCaactaaatttgaattaacttaaattagattttaatatttgatcaatatattaattagttgggTGAGAAATTCATCGAATACTTGATGATTTGATAATTGACAAGGAGGAGTCTTGACCGATCAATGTTGACTAGATATTAGATACGAAATGAAAAATTCTGATAAGTCAAGGTTCGTTGGATGCTAGACAATGATGAAGTTACGATAAATCAAAGTTGACTAGATGTTAGATAATAAAGAAATCCTGATAGATTAAAATTAATCGTATGCCGGACAACTACTCTAAAATTAAGATTTGAGAAGGTTTTCAACTCTATGAATAGTATATCAATCGACTTTGAATAATGTCAATCGATTGTGCTACAGTAACCATGACTAGTAATTATGAACAATAATTATACTATAATCCAATCGGTTGATGATGGTGATGCAATCAAAATTCTAGTGAtcgattacaccaataatcttccatttattgatatttgacaatatatttaaattatgcTAATTACTTAACACAACTTATCAagtcttataaaaaaaaaaaaaaaagaattaggaTGTCTAACTTAAACCATTTTTCCCCTTTGGTATCTATAAAAAAGAATATTAACTACTTTATGATTTCTTAAATTCTAAGGACTTCTTTGCaccaataataataaattttcccTTAGTCATCtcctttatttttcataaaagacAACGTATTTAAAggcattttaaataaaaaataaaaaattttaaaagcattttgaaaaatatctttttaaaattcaaaattatttccaAGGAACCTgacaaaaatactttcaaatatttttaatctATCTTCAAaagtaattttctaaatttttgtcgagacttaaaaatattttacaagactaagatcttttaaaacttactttcaaaaaaattttaaaatttttttaaaaacctttcacatattttcatgatattttttaaagttttcttcaaaatatttttgaaatatattttcaatagaaatatttttgaaaatattttcaaaaaaataaaaaaatttcaccAACATTTTCATAGGATTTGCAAAGCTATTTccaaaaaattttaaagataaaaatttttaaagtattttaaaaatgaatatatttttaaaaacaatctattttttcaaaagattttataaaaaaactacttttaaaaatatatttttcaataatttatcCTCCCTAACTTAACACTTCTATAAGATATCCTTATTAATCATAAGAGCATTCCTATAGTAATGTAAGGATTTATAAGCTTAGGTGTTGGTAGGACTAGCCGAGCTTTGAGgcgttcaagtttgtttgataagatagTTCAGTTGAATCGAGgttaaaatgaaccaagtttttgaaatgattattcaagcttggcttgatttattttttacgagcttgagcttgtttgaagcttggcttaagctagcttagttcgtttagatattatcgaactctcaattcaagcttggttcgagcttgatttgagtttggttcgtttagatattatcgagctctcaattcaaacttgtttgattgtttgaaacttttaattgtttgattggttattgaacttgataatttaaacttatttgtttattttattttattatttatttagcatattgaaaaaaatgattaatgaatatgatttgtaaatattgttcacgaacgttgttcacgaatattattcacgaatattattcacgaacattAACTAGTTGaagtgttcaaacttgtttgtttagtttaacgagttgttcaagtttgtttgtttaattattcttgtgtatattgaacgaacataaacaagctcttaacAAGCCGAATACCAAGTTTATTCACggacacttggttcatttaccgCCCTAGGTGTTAGTCacaatctatttttaaaaatatacatttaATAGCACTTAATCAATCATGAATTAagcattaaaaattttaaaataaatttaagaaaatagatttatgaatttgttgaaataaaattcttttaaaaaatattacttttCCTAGAGTCTcacctaggtttaatttttaaacataatAACCTTATAGCTGGTGATGATTTATTTAATTGaaattttagattatttaatttgagttattaaaactcaaaattatgttaggattcaattttaagttttaaattatcaagttaaataaattaaaattggttATGTCGAATTTTTAGATTTGGAATAAGATTGATTTtgtattgaattaattaattaattaaattaattaaattaattagaataATTAATCTTGAtataaatctgaaaataattaataaattttaatttaatctatcaatagtttaaaattaattattcaaaattaattaaggttagattaattaaattaatccaaattaaatttattaaattaacctaattaattaattcaactaATCAATAATTAACTTATAGCTATTTcaatttaacacaaaattaacttaaactcaattaatccaaaattaaataattaatttaattaatctaaaattaacaattaatttaaatttaatctgaatttaattaatcaatctaatTAATACAAATCAATCTCATTCGGAAATGAAATTAATAATCtcaattaattaatcttatttcttaattaatcaattttaattaactGGGCAAGCAAATCTTGTATATTACTAtaactattttattttacttttatatgTAACTCGATGTTATAGGAAAGTCTTGATCATTTGGTTGATCAGACAATAAGTAAAActagagaaagtccaaataggtctgaaAAATCATAAGTTTAGCGGATAAGTTAAGGTAAACTCATAGAAAAGAGCGCAGTGAGGCCGTGTCCCGATTGAGACAAACCTTAGACGAAAGTTTCTAAGTCGAGATCAGATATTTCTAACTGTCATATCTgattctaactttattttgcaagatcACTATTATTATactgtactaactttattttatagaaaaataaagaTCGGGATGATTAAAAGGTttgatcgaccgaaccaagtGGTTCAATCGACTGATCCCCAGTGATGAGAACAGATCAGATTCAAAGTGAGTCGAAGAAAGGTATaatagttcagtcgactgaaaaaATTATCAGTCGATCGAATATTCTTTGGTAACGAGATATCAGATAAGATCGAATTATGCTTGGAAGGAAATAACAAAGTTCATGTTGAAtaaaagtgaatggagaagaggtggaagaagaaagaggctccattgtgaatgagactttagtcccacattgagagtttcatggcatgatagttggtttatattgattcacatgcattaaggatgtgaacaaatgcatggggagaagcTCTCtttcacgcgtgggtgcgcaagagggggtgcaaatccagggctcgaattgcactgaaccatgttgactcgtgtgcgggcacgACCTGTGCGCGCTAAATGTCGAATCAGTCGGGACAAAATTCACCCAAGTGGAATCCCTACTCGGctagtaatggtcattaatcgaccattaacGCTGTCGTTGATCtgaactcctatataaggaggttttGATCACAGACAACCaaaggtggggcgaatctgtttcaaggaaactgcgttagTCGCAGGCCTCGATCAATTTTCCCGATGGATCAGTCTTCGCCCGACCGACTTGTTTGCCTATCAGCTCGCCCGGCCTGCCTCTTGCCAGGCCTTTCTACCTGCCCGACCGTACTGTTCGATCACTCTGGTTGGACTGCTGATCTGTCCGATCGGCCTGCCTGTCTCTTGACTGCTCATCTCAGAAATACAGACCTGCTGCTTAGCAGATCTGCTCGCTCGACGACTGAGCCCGATCAACCGCTCTTCGACACGTAGCATAAACCAGCTCCTGTTGGCAGCctaagattatccgctcaggtcatctcgattgtaagttgaatttagattctgtaattttaaattcaactaagtctcTAAAAATCTCTGACAACAGATTATTTTATCCAACAGTTCAGTCGACCGAGCAAGTGATATGTTGACTAAACACATTTGATAAGCGAAGATCAGACCAGATCAAGAAACAAAAGGAAGTTATTGGTGTTCAGTTGACCAAACTGgaattcggtcgactgatccaaacTGATTTTGCAGAACATATGATCTAGGCATATCGTAAATCTGAATACTAAGCCAGGCAAATTCTGGAGGGAGTTCAATTGAAAAAGGGATCGGCCGAATAAAAATGTTATAAAAGGGGTTTCAAAGTCAGAGGTGAAATAAAAAATTCTCTCCGCGTCTCATGCTCTTTCTGTTGTTCAAATCGTGCAAGCTCTCTTGCTACGACACTGAGAAGCTCTCTAATAATCTACACTTAATCTTCTACTTCTTATATTATCAGTATATTATTTTATTACATGCATTTATTTACAATGATAATAGTGTGTTACTATCCAccttcattcattcattcattgtGCAAGTTTACTTTGTCTCCTATAGTGGATTGTACCGAAACGATCAAAAATCACGAGTcttattttattttccactgccCCATTCTGTTTTCCTTAAAAAAAAGGTTTTTTATTAGTGAAATTTAACCTCACTTTTATCGTGCTTTTCGATCTAGGGATGAATACTAACAACTAACTATCATTGCAGCAAACATAAAGTTACCAATAGATCAACTCGACTGATCTAGTATTTTCACTATAGTAACAATTGATTGATGAACAAATAACAATCAATCCTACAAAAGTTAGGAAATCGATTCAATCAACTAAGGTCACTGTTTGAGAACAAAAAGTTCGAAACTCAACTGAATTTGATCAATTAGCTGATAGCATTGTAACAGTGAATAGAAAATTTCTAAATCCATTGCAACACCGATTGTTTAGTGGTGTAACAGTCAAATTTAATAATATAATCAATTGATGATAATGATCACTTAACTAATAGACGATCAACATCGACACTAGAAAAGAatggttttgaaaaagttttgaCAACCGGTTTGGAAACAAATGCCGCTGTATTTCTAGACCTCGGGCGGCATTCTAAAGTAAGCACACAGCGCTCAAAGTAAAGTTGATATTTGcatctttattttattttgtattatttgCATAACAACCGGTGTTATGAGAGATTTCTCTACTTAATATCCAACAAGGAAAGAACTAGTGATGATTTTACTAAGATGGTAGACCGTACAGCAAGAATCGAAAATTCCGAACCACATTAAATTACTGtattatgtatatattttattttatattttgttctcCTCTTGGGACGTCCACGGTCCAACACTTACAAATACTAGTTTTCTGTCAATATACTCTTTGTTCCCCATACAGAAAGCACTCTCCCTGTCAATTTCTGCCGCTAAAGTTGGGAATCAAGAATTATTTTGCTGTTTCTTGACATCAACAAGAAAGAGACGTATATTTCagtaagatttaaaaaattatatgcaCACAATCCtacagagagaaaaaaaaaagggggtaAAAGACATAAATAACTCCGACGTGCAACCTTAGAACCACCTTACAGATGATAAGCACAATAATTTTTCAGGCATTTTGTGCTGATAGCAAAGTTTTGACACCTGTGAAAGATCACCAACTGTGTACTAGAATTATTAATCATTATTATCATCTTCATCTTCGAATATATGGATTTGTCCCCTCTATTGAACTCTATTTATATTTAGAGACCTATAGCAACCTTCAAACCAGTAAATCATTCTCAGAGGTTGAGTGGCGAATTGGAGAGTTGCGAGAGTATGGACTGGGATTGGAGCTCGATAGGCTCAGTTTTGGCCACGATCCTCTTCCTGAGGACGGCGTACTGCGACTTCCTCCCGCCGGAGTTTCACAGCTTCATCAGCTTCCTCTTCCGCGGGATCGTGGTGCGCTTGATCAACGACGCCAAGATACTCATCGACGAGTATGACGTCGCCACCTGCTCCGCCAACGAGCTCTACAGCGCCGCCAATGCGTACCTCGGCGCCCGCTGCCTCGATGACGCCGCCGTCGTCCGCCTCAACAAGCGCCGTGAGTCCCCGCTCCCCGCCGCCTCCCTCCCTGGCTGCCACACCACCCACGACTCTTTCCGAGGCATACCACTCCGGTGGAGCTCCGTCGTCGTCGGACAGGACAGTTCCTCCTACCCTTTCCGTAGCAGTTCAAGCGCGGCCGAGCACCGGTCGCTCGAGCTCACCTTCCACCGCCGCCATAGCCATGTCGTGCGCTCCGCCTACATCCCCCATGTTCTAGAGGAGGCGGAGCGCATAGCGAGCGCCTCCCGCGAGCGACACCTCTTCACCAACCGGGCTGAAATTTTCGGGGACGATCACCGTAGCCTCTGGTCTCCGGTCCCCTTCTCTCATCCCTCCACGTTCGACAccctagccattgatccagccctcCGCGACGACATCCGCCAAGACCTCCTCCGATTTGTTGCCCGACGCGACTACTACGCCCGCGTCGGCCGCGCCTGGAAGCGAGGCTACCTCCTCTACGGGCCGCCAGGAACAGGGAAGACCAGCCTCATAGCCGCTATCGCTAATCTCCTCGAGTTCGATGTGTACGACCTCG encodes the following:
- the LOC122043843 gene encoding AAA-ATPase At3g28510-like; the encoded protein is MDWDWSSIGSVLATILFLRTAYCDFLPPEFHSFISFLFRGIVVRLINDAKILIDEYDVATCSANELYSAANAYLGARCLDDAAVVRLNKRRESPLPAASLPGCHTTHDSFRGIPLRWSSVVVGQDSSSYPFRSSSSAAEHRSLELTFHRRHSHVVRSAYIPHVLEEAERIASASRERHLFTNRAEIFGDDHRSLWSPVPFSHPSTFDTLAIDPALRDDIRQDLLRFVARRDYYARVGRAWKRGYLLYGPPGTGKTSLIAAIANLLEFDVYDLELTAVHSNTILRRLLASTTSKSVVVIEDADCLLDLTGRNKKKNKQDEEDPKSKEEEEEHTPASSGFRSSTVSLSGVLNFVDGLWSSCVGERLMIFTTNHPERLDEALLRAGRMDRKIHLSYCGPAAFHILARNYLEAGQEHPRMLEAEELLAEAEMTPADIAEVFMRCDAEGEGTDAAMDGVVEEMRRRKEQAAATASRGKLKG